The proteins below come from a single Maylandia zebra isolate NMK-2024a linkage group LG23, Mzebra_GT3a, whole genome shotgun sequence genomic window:
- the si:dkey-51e6.1 gene encoding 14 kDa phosphohistidine phosphatase translates to MFSVVSRPLRSLRVCGVLRKSTVAMADALAKIPDVEIDPEGTFKYILVRVKAKDGDVHKDIVRGTKNAEYHNHIFEKVNPAMEALGMECKCLGGGKIEHNNQEKKIRVFGESTAFGKADHAVSVEKLKTFFSDYEITWSDDKK, encoded by the exons ATGTTCTCTGTGGTCAGTAGACCTCTGCGCAGTTTGAGAGTCTGCGGCGTTTTGCGTAAATCTACAGTCGCAATGGCAGACGCTCTGGCTAAAATCCCCGATGTAGAGATTGATCCAGAGGGAACTTTTAAGTACATACTGGTCAGAGTAAAAGCGAAAGATGGCGATGTGCATAAAGACAttgtccgtggcacaaaaaatgCCGAATATCACA ATCATATTTTTGAGAAGGTCAACCCTGCTATGGAGGCCTTGGGGATGGAGTGCAAATGCCTTGGAGGAGGAAAGATCGAGCACAACAaccaagagaaaaaaataagggTGTTTGGAGAATCCACT GCCTTTGGAAAAGCTGACCATGCTGTTTCTGTGGAGAAGCTGAAGACTTTCTTCAGCGACTATGAGATCACCTGGTCAGACGACAAAAAATAG